The genomic stretch ACATCGCCGTAAGTCGGCTTATCCGCCAGGAATTCATCACTGATGCCATGAATGTTATAGGCCTCCGGATCCACCAACCGGTCCGGTTTGAGGTAGACATGGAAGTGGCGCCCGGTCAGACGACGGTTCACCACCTCGACCGCACCGATCTCAATAATCTTGTGCCCTTCATAATGAACCCCCAGTTTATTCATACCGGTGGTTTCAGTATCAAGAACGATTTGTCGTGTAATTACAGTGCTCATCGGTTTCGTTTATGTCAGACTTGTACTTTTGACCATGAATAAGAGTCTACCAGAGATGCTAAAACAGGTAGAGATTTTCACCGACGGATCCTGTCTCGGCAATCCCGGTCCAGGTGGATACGGGGCACTGCTGCGTTACAAGCAACACGAAAAACCCCTCAGCGCAGGCTACCGGCTCACCACCAATAACCGGATGGAATTGATGGCGGCAATCGTCGCGCTGGAAACCCTGACCACACCTTGCGAGGTAACCATCACTACCGACAGCCAGTATGTCCGCCAGGGCATTACCAGTTGGATCCATAACTGGAAAAAGCGCGGCTGGAAAACCGCGGATAAAAAACCAGTGAAAAACGTCGACCTGTGGCAGCGGCTGGATCAGGCTATTCAGCGCCATACCCTGCACTGGCAATGGGTGAAAGGCCATGCCGGCCATCCGGAAAACGAACGCTGTGATGAACTGGCCCGCCAGGCTGCCAGCGCACCCACGCTTGATGACACCGGCTATCAGCCGGAGTAGCCTTACCGTAACGAGCCCCCCTGACTGACGTTCAATCATGCCGATAACGATAGCTTTTCGTCGCCCCGACCGGGCGATTCAGCGGTGATTTCCTCAGCAGGGTTTTGGACGGCGTCATGGTCAGCGGAATCGTGCGTTTGCGCGCGACAATCAGGTTCAGACATCCCAGCAGCGGCAGCGTATTGTTCCACTTGCCCTGGCCGGGCTGACGCCAGGGCAGCACCTGCAAACTGTTATGATGCACAATCTCGTAATTCAGCAGGCTTA from Dickeya fangzhongdai encodes the following:
- the rnhA gene encoding ribonuclease HI; translation: MVSVSRTICRVITVLIGFVYVRLVLLTMNKSLPEMLKQVEIFTDGSCLGNPGPGGYGALLRYKQHEKPLSAGYRLTTNNRMELMAAIVALETLTTPCEVTITTDSQYVRQGITSWIHNWKKRGWKTADKKPVKNVDLWQRLDQAIQRHTLHWQWVKGHAGHPENERCDELARQAASAPTLDDTGYQPE